A genomic segment from Streptosporangium roseum DSM 43021 encodes:
- a CDS encoding carbohydrate ABC transporter permease, protein MTTMTVKGSRHRTPGRFRRGVRRNLTAYGFLCGALICFAFFSWYPMVREILLSFQQTNFVDEPTWVGLENFGTVIDDAAFADAWINTAAFTGLALVFGYFVPFAAAIVLNELRHAKAYLRFVVYLPVMLPPAVGVLLFKWFYDPGPGLFNQILDLVNIPALSWLDSTDTALLSLVIVSTWMNLGTGTLIYLAALQSIPGELYEAAELDGAGLFKRVWHVTIPQTKLILMVMLLLQIVATMQVFIEPYLLTGGGPENATLTIAYLMYQYAFNFGDFGAGGALGLMLMLVLMVFSAFYLRISRDNQS, encoded by the coding sequence ATGACCACAATGACCGTGAAGGGATCACGGCACCGAACACCGGGGAGGTTCCGGCGCGGCGTACGGCGCAACCTGACGGCGTACGGCTTCCTCTGCGGGGCGCTGATCTGCTTCGCGTTCTTCTCCTGGTACCCGATGGTGCGGGAGATCCTGCTCAGCTTCCAGCAGACGAACTTCGTCGACGAGCCCACCTGGGTGGGGCTGGAGAACTTCGGCACGGTGATCGACGACGCGGCCTTCGCCGACGCCTGGATCAACACCGCCGCGTTCACCGGCCTGGCGCTCGTCTTCGGGTATTTCGTGCCGTTCGCGGCGGCGATCGTCCTCAACGAGCTGCGGCACGCGAAGGCATATCTCAGGTTCGTGGTGTACCTGCCGGTGATGCTGCCGCCGGCCGTCGGAGTGCTGCTGTTCAAGTGGTTCTACGACCCGGGCCCCGGCCTGTTCAACCAGATCCTGGACCTGGTGAACATCCCGGCGCTGAGCTGGCTGGACTCCACCGACACCGCCCTGTTGTCCCTGGTCATCGTCTCCACGTGGATGAACCTGGGCACCGGGACCCTGATTTACCTCGCGGCGCTGCAGAGCATCCCGGGCGAGCTGTACGAGGCGGCCGAGCTGGACGGGGCCGGGCTCTTCAAGCGGGTCTGGCATGTCACGATCCCGCAGACCAAGCTGATCCTGATGGTGATGCTGCTGCTGCAGATCGTCGCCACCATGCAGGTCTTCATCGAGCCGTACCTGCTGACCGGCGGTGGCCCGGAGAACGCGACGCTGACCATCGCCTACCTGATGTACCAGTACGCGTTCAACTTCGGGGACTTCGGCGCCGGTGGCGCGCTGGGGCTCATGCTCATGCTCGTGCTGATGGTGTTCTCCGCCTTCTACCTGCGTATCTCGCGGGACAACCAGAGCTAG
- a CDS encoding glycoside hydrolase family 13 protein, whose translation MSETWWRGAAIYQVYLRSFADGNGDGVGDLTGLRARLPYLSDLGVDAIWLNPWYPSPMADGGYDVADYRDIEPSFGTLAEAEKFIEEAHELGIRIIIDVVPNHSSDQSAWFREALAAGPGSAARERFWFKDEPNDWKSIFGGPAWTQVPDGQWYLHLFAPEQPDFNWTSPEVHQEFHDVLRFWFDRGIDGIRIDSAAVLVKDFDGGDPDGYTDLAEVHDVYRSWRRLSDEYDERLLIGEVWFPDQERFARYLRPDELHTAFNFDFLGSPWSPAALRESIRQTLATHGPLGAPATWVLSNHDVARPVTRYGRADTSWDNGDRRDGAPSDLELGHRRARAAALLAMALPGSVYVYQGEELGLPEVEDIPGELRQDPMWHRSGHTVAGRDGCRVPLPWSGEEAPFGFGTGTSWLPQPEAWRKVTVEAQRADLGSMLNLYRAALRIRREELGDGALTWLDAGDDVLAFTRETGLTCVVNLGPEPVALPSHDAVLLASGPLDAGELPSDTAVWLRTS comes from the coding sequence ATGTCTGAAACGTGGTGGCGGGGAGCCGCGATCTACCAGGTCTACCTCCGGAGTTTCGCCGACGGCAACGGCGACGGCGTCGGCGACCTCACGGGTCTCCGCGCGCGCCTGCCGTACCTCTCCGACCTGGGAGTCGACGCGATCTGGCTCAACCCCTGGTATCCCTCGCCGATGGCCGACGGCGGCTATGACGTGGCCGACTACCGCGACATCGAACCGTCCTTCGGCACCCTCGCCGAGGCGGAGAAGTTCATCGAGGAAGCCCACGAGCTGGGCATCCGCATCATCATCGACGTGGTGCCCAACCACAGCTCCGACCAGAGCGCCTGGTTCCGGGAGGCGCTGGCCGCCGGACCGGGGTCGGCGGCCAGGGAGCGGTTCTGGTTCAAGGACGAGCCCAACGACTGGAAGTCCATCTTCGGAGGCCCGGCCTGGACGCAGGTCCCCGACGGGCAGTGGTACCTGCACCTGTTCGCGCCCGAGCAGCCCGACTTCAACTGGACCAGCCCGGAGGTGCACCAGGAGTTCCACGACGTGCTGCGGTTCTGGTTCGACCGCGGCATCGACGGCATCCGCATCGACTCGGCCGCCGTGCTGGTCAAGGACTTCGACGGCGGCGACCCCGACGGCTACACCGATCTCGCCGAGGTGCACGACGTCTACCGGAGCTGGCGGCGGCTGTCCGACGAGTACGACGAGCGGCTGCTGATCGGCGAGGTCTGGTTCCCCGACCAGGAGCGCTTCGCCCGCTACCTGCGCCCCGACGAGCTGCACACCGCCTTCAACTTCGACTTCCTGGGCAGCCCCTGGAGCCCGGCGGCGCTGCGTGAGTCGATCCGGCAGACCCTGGCCACGCACGGGCCGCTCGGCGCTCCGGCGACCTGGGTGCTGTCCAACCACGACGTCGCCCGCCCGGTCACGCGGTACGGCAGGGCCGACACCTCCTGGGACAACGGCGACCGCAGGGACGGGGCGCCCTCCGACCTCGAACTCGGCCACCGCCGGGCCAGGGCGGCGGCGCTGCTGGCCATGGCGCTGCCCGGCAGCGTCTACGTCTACCAGGGTGAGGAGCTCGGCCTCCCCGAGGTCGAGGACATCCCCGGCGAGCTCCGCCAGGACCCGATGTGGCACCGTTCGGGACACACCGTCGCCGGCAGGGACGGCTGCCGCGTGCCCCTGCCCTGGTCGGGAGAGGAGGCGCCGTTCGGCTTCGGCACGGGGACCTCGTGGCTGCCGCAGCCGGAGGCGTGGAGGAAGGTCACCGTCGAGGCACAGCGAGCGGATCTGGGCTCGATGCTCAACCTCTACCGCGCCGCCCTGCGCATCCGCCGCGAGGAACTCGGCGACGGCGCCCTGACCTGGCTCGACGCCGGGGACGACGTGCTGGCCTTCACCCGCGAGACCGGCCTCACCTGCGTGGTCAACCTCGGTCCCGAGCCGGTGGCACTGCCGTCCCACGACGCCGTCCTGCTGGCCAGCGGTCCCCTCGACGCCGGTGAGCTCCCCTCCGACACCGCCGTGTGGCTCCGCACGTCCTGA
- a CDS encoding carbohydrate ABC transporter permease yields MSNVTVQPSPPAPSRRPDSAPVKAGRGTRRRRKEAAPQFRGVVSPHTLKTPRGRVIYWIVLVTVVVGFTAAFVFPLYWMVTGALRSPGELAQMPPSFFPESLDFAVYAEAWEQLNLGEFLGNTLLYAGGALLFTLAVDVTAAYALSKLRPVLGNLVLGMMLATLMIPPMVILLPAYLTVKDLPILGWDLLNTPWAIWLPAAANGFYIFLLKRFFDSIPRELLEAAQIDGASPVRILWSIVLPVSRPIIGVVSILSVVTCWKDFVWPLLVLPDSENMSISVGIASLSAQMPQNVLIAALVIASLPAIIVFFVFQRSIMAGLTAGSLKG; encoded by the coding sequence ATGTCGAACGTCACCGTTCAGCCGAGCCCCCCGGCTCCCTCCCGGCGGCCGGACTCCGCCCCCGTCAAGGCCGGGCGCGGCACGCGCAGGCGCCGAAAGGAGGCCGCGCCGCAGTTTCGCGGTGTGGTCTCCCCGCACACGCTGAAGACCCCCCGGGGACGGGTGATCTACTGGATCGTGCTGGTCACGGTCGTGGTGGGCTTCACCGCGGCCTTCGTGTTCCCGCTCTACTGGATGGTCACCGGCGCGCTGAGGTCGCCCGGGGAACTCGCCCAGATGCCGCCCAGCTTCTTCCCCGAGTCGCTCGACTTCGCGGTGTACGCCGAGGCGTGGGAGCAGCTCAACCTGGGCGAGTTCCTCGGCAACACGCTCCTGTACGCCGGCGGAGCCCTGCTGTTCACACTGGCCGTCGACGTCACGGCGGCCTACGCGCTGTCCAAGCTGCGGCCGGTGCTGGGCAACCTGGTGCTGGGCATGATGCTGGCCACGCTGATGATCCCGCCGATGGTCATCCTGCTGCCCGCCTATCTGACGGTCAAGGATCTGCCGATCCTCGGCTGGGACCTGCTGAACACGCCGTGGGCGATCTGGCTCCCCGCGGCGGCCAACGGGTTCTACATCTTCCTGCTCAAGCGGTTCTTCGACTCGATCCCCAGGGAGCTGCTGGAGGCGGCCCAGATCGACGGCGCCTCCCCGGTGCGGATCCTGTGGTCGATCGTGCTGCCGGTCTCCCGGCCGATCATCGGCGTGGTGTCCATCCTCTCGGTGGTCACCTGCTGGAAGGACTTCGTCTGGCCGCTGCTCGTGCTGCCGGACAGCGAGAACATGTCCATCAGCGTGGGCATCGCCTCCCTCTCGGCCCAGATGCCGCAGAACGTCCTCATCGCGGCGCTGGTGATCGCGAGTCTTCCGGCCATCATCGTCTTCTTCGTCTTCCAGCGCAGCATCATGGCCGGTCTGACCGCCGGCAGCCTCAAGGGCTGA
- a CDS encoding LacI family DNA-binding transcriptional regulator → MTRRLAEVATKVGMSEATVSRVLNGKPGVSEATRKAVLTALDVLGYERPTRLRGNRARLVGLVLPELQNPIFPAFAEVVGGALAQQGFTSVLCTRTVGGVSESDYVDLLLSQHVSGMVFAGGMYAQRDASHEHYERILERRLPAVLVNAAVEHLGFPQVSCDDVAAAQMAAGHLRALGHERIGMILGPPDHMPSRRRMDAFAAYAGVHGLEFTGDSVEHTMFSLEGGHAAAARLLRRGFTGFVCGGDLLALGAVRAARRAGLLVPQDVSVIGYDDSALMNCTEPPLTTVRQPIEAMGRAAVDLLIAQIDAVAVPGDELLFEPELVVRASTAPANRRAVMV, encoded by the coding sequence ATGACACGCAGGCTTGCCGAGGTGGCCACGAAGGTCGGGATGAGCGAGGCGACGGTGAGTCGCGTGCTCAACGGCAAACCCGGTGTCTCGGAGGCGACGCGCAAGGCCGTGCTGACGGCGCTCGACGTCCTCGGCTACGAGCGTCCGACCCGGCTGCGCGGCAACCGCGCCCGCCTGGTGGGGCTGGTCCTCCCCGAGCTGCAGAACCCGATCTTCCCCGCGTTCGCGGAGGTCGTCGGCGGCGCGCTCGCCCAGCAGGGCTTCACCTCCGTGCTGTGCACCAGGACGGTGGGCGGGGTCTCGGAGTCCGACTACGTCGACCTGCTGCTCTCCCAGCACGTCTCCGGAATGGTCTTCGCCGGGGGGATGTACGCCCAGCGGGACGCCTCCCACGAGCACTACGAGCGGATCCTGGAGCGCCGCCTGCCCGCCGTCCTGGTGAACGCGGCGGTGGAGCACCTCGGCTTCCCCCAGGTCTCCTGCGACGACGTGGCCGCCGCGCAGATGGCGGCCGGGCACCTGCGGGCCCTCGGGCACGAGCGCATCGGGATGATCCTGGGGCCGCCCGACCACATGCCCTCGCGCCGCAGGATGGACGCCTTCGCCGCCTACGCCGGGGTCCACGGCCTGGAGTTCACCGGGGACTCCGTCGAGCACACAATGTTCTCCCTGGAGGGAGGCCATGCCGCCGCGGCCCGGCTGCTGCGGCGCGGTTTCACCGGGTTCGTCTGCGGCGGCGACCTGCTCGCCCTCGGCGCGGTGCGCGCCGCCCGCCGCGCCGGCCTGCTGGTGCCGCAGGACGTCTCGGTGATCGGCTACGACGACTCGGCGCTGATGAACTGCACCGAGCCGCCGCTGACCACGGTGCGTCAGCCGATCGAGGCGATGGGGCGCGCGGCGGTGGACCTGCTCATCGCCCAGATCGACGCGGTCGCCGTGCCCGGTGACGAGCTGCTGTTCGAGCCCGAGCTGGTGGTGCGGGCCTCCACGGCTCCCGCGAACCGCAGGGCCGTGATGGTCTGA
- a CDS encoding ABC transporter substrate-binding protein, which yields MKPRNLSMLLAAGIVLTAAGCGSDNGAAKPADTKPGTAAADAPVTITVGCQPPKSNPLERTAWDEDVAAFQKLHPNITIKSKDAFPCINPDTFQAKLAGGTMEDVFYVYFTDVQKIVAAGQAADISPYVGSVTKLGDLRPDVMSVFKNGDKTYGLPRTNYSTGLVYNRKLFTQAGLDPDSPPKTWTEVQEAAKKIAGLGPGHVGFGEYSAGNTGGWHFTASLYGRGGEMVGPDGKTAAFNSPEGKAVLENLKKMRWTDNSMGAKQLLQWEDLMRMMGGGKLGMMIGAPDVVQSVNNDFKGKFDDYGVTALPEAKSSLSGGDGYMFNPKATPEQIKAGLLWLEYHELTPDQGQFNYERNKSQGRPVGLPTPDLYGDTAPGKQIVETRKKFATVPVEHFAPYAEASTTIQNKIEPPKAQELYAILDVAMSAVLTRQDADIDQLLADAEAKANKVLAKSS from the coding sequence ATGAAACCCCGCAACCTCTCGATGCTGCTCGCCGCGGGCATCGTCCTCACCGCCGCAGGTTGCGGCAGTGACAACGGCGCAGCCAAGCCCGCTGACACCAAGCCGGGCACCGCGGCCGCCGACGCCCCGGTCACGATCACCGTGGGCTGCCAGCCCCCCAAGAGCAACCCGCTTGAGCGCACGGCGTGGGACGAGGACGTCGCCGCGTTCCAGAAGCTGCACCCCAACATCACGATCAAGAGCAAGGACGCCTTCCCCTGCATCAACCCGGACACCTTCCAGGCCAAGCTGGCCGGCGGCACGATGGAGGACGTCTTCTACGTCTACTTCACCGACGTCCAGAAGATCGTCGCGGCCGGTCAGGCGGCCGACATCAGCCCCTACGTCGGCAGCGTCACCAAGCTGGGCGACCTGCGGCCCGACGTCATGAGCGTCTTCAAGAACGGTGACAAGACCTACGGCCTGCCCAGGACCAACTACTCCACGGGCCTGGTCTACAACCGCAAGCTGTTCACCCAGGCCGGCCTGGACCCCGACAGCCCGCCCAAGACCTGGACCGAGGTGCAGGAGGCGGCCAAGAAGATCGCCGGGCTCGGTCCCGGTCACGTCGGATTCGGCGAGTACAGCGCGGGCAACACCGGCGGCTGGCACTTCACCGCCTCCCTCTACGGCCGCGGCGGCGAGATGGTCGGCCCCGACGGCAAGACGGCCGCCTTCAACAGCCCCGAGGGCAAGGCCGTCCTGGAGAACCTCAAGAAGATGCGCTGGACCGACAACAGCATGGGTGCCAAGCAGCTCCTGCAGTGGGAGGACCTGATGCGCATGATGGGCGGCGGCAAACTCGGCATGATGATCGGCGCCCCCGACGTCGTCCAGTCGGTCAACAACGACTTCAAGGGCAAGTTCGACGACTACGGCGTGACGGCGCTGCCGGAGGCCAAGTCCTCGCTCAGCGGCGGCGACGGCTACATGTTCAACCCCAAGGCGACGCCCGAGCAGATCAAGGCCGGGCTCCTCTGGCTGGAATACCACGAGCTGACCCCCGACCAGGGACAGTTCAACTACGAGCGGAACAAGAGCCAGGGCCGGCCGGTCGGCCTCCCCACCCCGGACCTGTACGGCGACACCGCCCCCGGCAAGCAGATCGTCGAGACGCGCAAGAAGTTCGCCACCGTGCCGGTGGAGCACTTCGCCCCCTACGCGGAGGCCTCCACCACGATCCAGAACAAGATCGAACCGCCGAAGGCGCAGGAGCTCTACGCCATCCTCGACGTGGCCATGTCGGCGGTGCTGACCAGGCAGGACGCCGACATCGACCAGCTGCTCGCCGATGCCGAGGCGAAGGCCAACAAGGTGCTGGCCAAGTCCAGCTGA